A stretch of the Nicotiana tabacum cultivar K326 chromosome 6, ASM71507v2, whole genome shotgun sequence genome encodes the following:
- the LOC142182166 gene encoding uncharacterized protein LOC142182166, protein MANKFIIAHAGAKKAEARVNDIFAIRKIHGEGLRDFLARFNRVRMSLPNMSEEMAVAEFQNRLNRNGSRATRKLYARHSNIATHKLNVDPLYPLVRKMRRKFNAAINEEVDKLLGNGSVRESKYPQWISNVVMVKKKNGKWRMCVDFMDLNKAYPKDSFLLPHIDQLIDSIAGNELLSFLDTYSGYNQILMEKEDQEKTTFTTHQRTYCYKVMPFGLKNAGATYQRLVNKMFKNQLGKTIEVYIDDMLVKSKRKEDHIGHLKEAFDILRLYNMKLNPKKCAFSVGSGKFLGFLVSQRGIEVNLEQIKAIEGIPETLTSKKQEGQQAQVECRVRRFPEVTKSVLVFATLARQSRFSAEILLEVDQEALHTSPEQSDLWVLYTDDASNVTGSRLVLEVPMREVIRQSVRCPEMTNNEDEYEAIIARLNLALKYGARRVILRCDTQLVVNQVIGNFQIKKQRLQKYQTKIHKLLPEFDECRFNQIPRAQNIEEDGLAKLAAATRNITKENVVTLLHSSIDQVEEGTLPQDKKEAKKFRIQAARYSFISQDLYKRTFGSPLAKCLGPNQTRRLLEEVHEGHYGAYNGNRALVIYLIRAGYY, encoded by the exons ATGGCAAACAAATTCATCATCGCCCATGCTGGAGCCAAAAAGGCAGAGGCCAGGGTAAATGATATATTCGCCATAAGGAAGATACATGGTGAGGGACTTAGGGACTTCTTAGCTCGGTTCAACAGGGTGAGAATGAGCTTGCCGAATATGTCAGAAGAAATGGCAGTAGCAGAGTTCCAGAACAGATTAAACAGAAATGGGTCGAGGGCGACTAGAAAACT ATATGCCAGGCATTCCAATATCGCCACCCACAAGTTAAACGTCGATCCCCTATATCCGCTAGTGCGGAAAATGAGAAGGAAGTTCAACGCCGCAATCAACGAAGAGGTCGATAAACTACTCGGAAATGGCTCCGTCCGAGAATCGAAATATCCTCAATGGATCtccaatgtggtcatggtgaaaaagaaaaacGGAAAATGGCGAATGTGTGTAGATTTCATGGACCTAAACAAGGCATATCCGAAAGATTCTTTTCTATTGCCAcacatcgaccagctcatcgatTCAATAGCAGGAAATGAGTTGCTAAGCTTCTTGGATACCTATTCGGGTTATAACCAGATTCTCATGGAAAAAGAAGACCAGGAGAAAACCACTTTCACCACTCACCAGAGAACATACTGCTACAAAGTGATGCCGTTCGGACTGAAAAATGCGGGGGCGACATATCAGAGATTGGTCAACAAAATGTTCAAAAACCAGCTTGGTAAAACAATAGAAGTCTACATCGACGATATGCTGGTTAAGTCGAAGAGGAAAGAAGATCATATCGGAcatctgaaggaagccttcgaCATATTGAGATTGTACAACATGAAACTAAACCCCAAAAAATGCGCTTTCAGCGTAGGCtcaggaaagttccttggtttcctagtgtcacaaagaggcatcgaggtcaaCTTGGAGCAGATTAAGGCCATCGAAGGAATACCCGAAACACTGACCAGCAAAAAGCAG GAAGGACAACAGGCTCAAGTGGAATGCAGAGTGCGTCGATTCCCTGAGGTAACTAAAAGCGTACTTGTCTTCGCCACCCTTGCTCGCCAAAGCAGATTCAG CGCTGAGATACTGCTTGAAGTTGATCAAGAAGCGCTTCACACTTCACCTGAGCAATCTGACCTTTGGGTCCTATACACCGACGACGCGTCCAACGTGACGGGATCGAGACTCGTGCTCGAGGTCCCGATGAGAGAAGTGATTCGTCAATCTGTACGATGTCCTgaaatgactaacaatgaggacgagtatgaggccataattgcaCGATTAAATTTGGCCCTCAAGTATGGTGCTCGACGGGTCATCCTTCGCTGTGACACTCAACTCGTTGTGAACCAGGTTATTGGGAATTTCCAAATTAAGAAACAGAGGTTGCAGAAATACCAAACCAAAATCCACAAACTGCTGCCAGAATTCGACGAATGCCGATTCAACCAAATACCCCGAGCACAGAACATCGAAGAAGATGGTCTCGCCAAGCTGGCAGCGGCAACCAGAAACATCACCAAGGAGAACGTGGTCACCCTTCTCCACTCATCAATAGATCAAGTCGAG GAAGGGACACTCCCacaagataaaaaagaagccaaaaagttCCGAATACAGGCGGCCAGATACAGTTTCATAAGCCAGGACCTTTACAAAAGGACATTCGGCAGCCCGTTGGCCAAATGCCTCGGACCCAATCAGACAAGGCGATTGCTCGAAGAGGTACATGAAGGCCACTACGGCGCCTATAACGGTAACCGAGCCCTCGTCATCTATCTTATTCGTGCAGGATACTACTGA